One Danio rerio strain Tuebingen ecotype United States chromosome 22, GRCz12tu, whole genome shotgun sequence genomic window carries:
- the LOC141380155 gene encoding uncharacterized protein, producing the protein MEMIHMHVLFQLIWWLLVGAFAKNVSVSVSVTEGDNVTLISGVTEIHNDDILWKFVPENFLIAKTSMDKQNFSTFDGPDGRFRDRLKLDRQTGSLTITNIRSEHAGDYELDISEKKLISKTFKVSVYARLPVPVLIFNSSQCSSSQYNCSVLCSVVNVSAVSLSWYKGNSVLSSISVSDLSISLSLPLEVEYQDSNTYSCMINNTISNQTTHLDINTLSNSQSHSQQDVHVQVLTSAAGCLLIVCVIGILWIHRKCRKNNKEDPTHCNEDIIYTEPRFYKRRTHKLRATEDNNVEYSSIHIR; encoded by the exons GTGCATTTGCTAAgaatgtgtctgtgtctgtgtcagtGACCGAAGGAGATAATGTTACTCTAATCTCTGGTGTAACTGAAATACATAATGacgacatactgtggaaattcgTACCCGAAAACTTTCTAATAGCTAAAACTAGCATGGATAAGCAAAACTTCTCCACATTTGATGGTCCTGATgggagattcagagacagactgaagCTGGACCGAcaaactggatctctgaccatcacaaaCATCAGATCTGAACATGCTGGAGATTATGAACTAGACATAAGTGAAAAAAAACTGATATCAAAAACATTCAAGGTTTCTGTTTATG CTCGTCTGCCTGTTCCTGTCCTCATCTTCAACTCTTCTCAGTGTTCTTCATCCCAGTATAATTGTTCAGTGTtgtgttcagtggtgaatgtgagtgctgtgagtctctcctggtacaaaggaaacagtgtattgtccagcatcagtgtgtctgatctcagcatcagtctctctctacctctggaggTGGAATATCAGGATAGCAACACCTACAGCTGTATGATCAACAACACCATCAGCAACCAGACCACACATCTGGACATCAACACACTCT CAAACTCACAGTCTCACTCTCAACAAGACGTGCATGTACAAGTTCTGACCTCCGCTGCTGGATGTCTGTTGATTGTGTGTGTAATTGGGATCCTCTGGATTCACAGAAAATGTCGAAAAAACAATAAAGAAG ATCCAACTCACTGTAATGAAGATATAATTTACACTGAGCCAAGATTCTACAAACGAAGAACACACAAACTG AGAGCTACAGAAGATAATAATGTGGAGTATTCTTCTATTCACATAAGATGA
- the LOC101883331 gene encoding uncharacterized protein, translating to MILVVLFQLYGLLLGVFGDDTVPVMEGDSLTLHTNTKTKQQEKIKWFFDHTRIAQINGDLSFICADVQCEDGDERFRNRLKLDHQTGSLTITNTTFTDEGDYQLQIIGSSSNSVKIFNIIVHDASTADSEEKKSKSVKEGESVTLNCQIKNPNDVKWYFNDLVIAEITGDQSKTCRGVRCEDGDERFRDRLKLDHQNGSLTIINTKSTDAGVYKLQINSSSFSIQRNHSISIISEESFSVTDWTLYLCVAIGILVAIVLMLIGLKGWRRRRSNHRQNYV from the exons atgatCCTCGTTGTTTTGTTCCAGTTGTATGGTCTTCTACTTG GTGTTTTCGGGGATGATACAGTGCCAGTGATGGAGGGAGATTCACTCACTCTACACACTAATACTAAAACAAAGCAACAAGAAAAGATTAAATGGTTTTTTGATCACACTCGCATCGCTCAGATCAACGGGGATCTCAGTTTTATCTGTGCTGATGTTCAGTGTGAAGATGGAGACGAGAGATTCAGAAACAGACTGAAGCTGGACCATCAGACCGGATCTCTTACTATCACGAACACCACATTCACAGATGAAGGAGATTACCAGCTACAGATTATCGGCAGCAGCAGCAACAGTGTCAAGATCTTCAACATCATAGTTCATG ATGCTTCAACTGCTGACTCAGAGGAAAAGAAGAGTAAATCAGTGAAGGAGGGAGAATCTGTCACTTTAAATTGTCAAATTAAAAACCCCAATGATGTGAAATGGTATTTTAATGACCTTGTCATCGCTGAAATCACTGGAGATCAGAGTAAGACCTGCAGAGGTGTTCGCTGCGAAGATGGAGATGagagattcagagacagactgaagCTGGATCATCAGaatggatctctgaccatcatcAACACCAAAAGCACAGACGCTGGAGTTTATAAACTACAGATCAACAGCAGCAGCTTTAGCATTCAGCGGAATCACAGCATCAGTATTATCAGTGAAGAAAGCTTCAGCGTTACTG ACTGGACCCTGTATTTATGTGTTGCCATAGGAATATTGGTTGCCATTGTGTTGATGCTCATTGGATTAAAAG GATGGCGGCGGAGAAGAAGCAACCACAGACAGAATTATGTGTAG